Proteins encoded within one genomic window of bacterium:
- a CDS encoding HDIG domain-containing protein: protein MNAEVLALWPELEWIEDAQLREATAKTWELALERSPLTAADLQTIPFTLLVPDLKVSFMAHKRCVVHVARESAIKMNDFFGDDLPVDMDVTIAGAILADVGKLLEYDLDENGRSCKSEMGKYVRHPFSGVGLAMEAGVPPEVCHIIAAHAGEGNLVQRTTEAYVVHHADFMTFLPFKNKG from the coding sequence ATGAATGCCGAAGTGCTGGCCCTGTGGCCCGAACTGGAATGGATCGAGGACGCGCAGCTGCGCGAGGCGACGGCGAAGACCTGGGAGCTGGCCCTCGAGCGCAGCCCCCTGACCGCCGCCGACCTGCAGACCATCCCCTTCACCCTGCTCGTGCCGGACCTGAAGGTGAGCTTCATGGCCCACAAGCGCTGCGTGGTGCACGTGGCCCGCGAGTCGGCCATCAAGATGAACGACTTCTTCGGCGACGACCTGCCGGTCGACATGGACGTGACCATCGCCGGCGCCATCCTCGCCGACGTGGGCAAGCTGCTCGAGTACGACCTCGACGAGAACGGCCGGAGCTGCAAGAGCGAGATGGGCAAGTACGTCCGGCACCCGTTCAGCGGCGTCGGCCTGGCCATGGAGGCGGGCGTGCCGCCCGAGGTGTGCCACATCATCGCCGCCCACGCGGGCGAGGGGAACCTGGTGCAGCGCACGACCGAGGCCTACGTGGTGCACCACGCCGACTTCATGACCTTCCTGCCGTTCAAGAACAAGGGCTAG
- a CDS encoding ferredoxin encodes MADNTDKVEGSVDGKFYVDSNCIDCDLCRQTAPDNFERNEDEGYTFVSKQPENEEEEQACMDAMEECPTEAIGDDG; translated from the coding sequence ATGGCTGACAACACCGACAAGGTCGAAGGAAGCGTCGACGGCAAGTTCTACGTGGACAGCAACTGCATCGACTGCGACCTGTGCCGCCAGACCGCGCCCGACAACTTCGAACGCAACGAGGACGAGGGCTATACGTTCGTGAGCAAGCAGCCCGAGAACGAGGAAGAGGAGCAGGCCTGCATGGACGCCATGGAGGAATGCCCCACCGAGGCCATCGGCGACGACGGCTAG